CGACCGACTCGACCAGGATTCGCTTCCGGGCGTGGACGAAGATGTTCTCGATGAACACCCGGTCGAGCTTGACGAAATCGGGAGCGATGTCCGTGATCATCCGGAGGTTCGTGTACCCGGCACCGAAATCGTCGATCGCGACCCGGAAGCCTTCGCGCCGGTACGGCTCCAGTGCCCGGGCGAACGCCTGGAAATCGGCGATCCTGCTGATCTCGGGCAGCTCGAGAATGACCCGGGACGGCTGCCGTCCGTGCGACACGACTCTCTCCACGAGCCAGGAGACACCCAGCCGGGGGTCGGTGAGAAACGGCGCGAGAACGTTGAGGAAGATCAGGTACTGGCCCGCGAACGGCTCGGCGTCCCTGAAGACCCGGGCCGTGGCCGCGACTTCCAGCTCGGGGGCGAGCCCCAGGCGTATGGCCTCCGTGAACGCCTCGTAGGGCCCGGGGAAGCCGCTTCCGGGCGGGAGCCTGAGGAGGGCCTCGCACCCCTCGAGCTCGCCCGTCCGCGCCCTGAAGACGGGCTGGAAGGCCGTGGCCAGGATCTCCGGATTGCAGAGGGCCATCACGCGTTCCCGCGCGGCGTCTTCCTCCACGAGCGGCTTCGGCAGGCTGACCCAGGAGAAGGGCGGGCGGCTCTCGTCCGTCATCGCACCACACCTTTCGCGGCGCCAGGATCGCCGTGCCGCCATTCTAGGCCGCGGCGGCCCGGGCGGTGGCGAGGCAGACGCTCCGCGCCCCGGGGCCTTCACGTGTAATCTCCGCGCCGTGCCGCCGATCCCGATCCGCCTGCGTGGCGAAACGCTGCCGATGACGACGGAGCTCCTGGAGAAGTACAACGTCCAGGGGCCCCGCTACACCTCGTACCCCACCGCGCCGGAGTGGACCGACGCGATCGGCCCCGCCGATTTCGAGGCCGCCTGCGAGAGGGCGAACGCCGCGAATCGTCCGATCTCCCTCTACGTCCACCTCCCCTTCTGCGACGAGCAGTGCTGGTTCTGCGGCTGCTTCATGAAGGTCGTCCCGAAGCCCGAACGGCAGGGCGAGGAGCGCGGGGAGGTCGAGGGGTACCTCGCCGACCTCCACCGCGAGATCGACCTCCTCGCCGCCCGCGTCGACCGCTCCCGCCCCGTCGTCCAGCTCCACTGGGGAGGCGGGACGCCGACCTACCTGACGCCGAAGCAGGCCGACGCCCTCGCGGCCCACCTCGTCGACGCCTTCCGGCCGGCGCCGGGAGCCGAGATCTCCGTCGAGGTCGACCCCCGGGTCACGACGGCCGAGCACCTCGCCGTCCTCCGCCGCCACGGCTGGAACCGGGTCTCGATGGGAGTGCAGGACTTCGACCCCGAGGTCCAGGAGCTCGTGAACCGGGTCCAGCCCTTCGAGATGACGAAGGCGCTCGTCGACGCCGCCCGGGGCCTCGGCTACGAGTCGCTGAACCTCGACCTGATCTACGGCCTTCCCGGCCAGACGCTCGAGGGCTTCGCAAAGAGCGTCGACCAGGTCCTCACGCTCCGCCCCGACCGGCTCGCGGTCTACTCCTACGCCCACGTCCCCTGGCTGAAGAAGCCGCAGCGCGTCCTCGCCGCGCACCTCCCGGAGGGGACGGAGAAGTTCGCGATCTTCGTCTCGGGGATCGAGCGCTTCTCGGCGGCGGGGTACGTCTACATCGGGATGGACCACTTCGCCCTGCCTCACGACGAGATCGCCCGGGCGCAGGACGACCGGACCCTCTGGCGCAATTTCCAGGGCTACACGACGCATGCGGGCGTCGACCTCTACGCCCTCGGCGTCTCGGCCATCGCGCAGATCGACGACGTCTACGTCCAGAACACGAAGGACTACGCCGCGTACCACGCCGCCTGCGTCGAGGGGCGCCCGTCGACGATCAAGGGCTGGCGCCTGACGGAGGAAGACCACCTCCGCAGGACCGTCATCACGAACCTCCTCTGCCACTGCGTCATCAAGAAGCGCGAGGTGGAGGAGCTGTTCGGCCTCGCCTCCTTCGACGAGACGTTCGCGCGCGAGGTCGCCGCCCTCCCCTCCTTCGTCGAGGACGGCCTCGTCGAGCCGCGGACCGACGAGATCCGCGTGACGGCCCTCGGGCGGATCTTCATCCGGAACGTGGCGATGCTCTTCGACCCGTACCTCCTGAAGCGGCCGGCCGACCAGCCGAAGATCTTCTCCCGGACGCTCTGATGTCCGCCGGCAAGACCGGGATCCTCCTCGTCCAGCTCGGCGGACCGACGAAGCGGGAGGAGCTGAAGGGCTTCCTGTACCGCCTCTTCGCCGACCCGGAGGTCCTCGGCATCCCGTTCGCCCCGCTCCGGAAGGCGATCGCCTGGACGATCGCGACGACGCGCGCGCCCGAGTCGGCGAAGACCTACGAGAAGATCGGCTGGTCGCCGATCCGCTGCTGGACGGAGAAGTCGGCGATGCTTCTCGAGGCGGAGCTCGGCCCGACCTGGCCCGGGGAGCCGCCCATCGTCCGCTCGGCCATGACGTGCAGCGACCCGCTGGTGGAGGACGTCCTTCCCCAGCTCCGCGCCGCCGGCGTGACGCGCCTCTTCGTCCTGCCGCTCTACCCGCAGTACTCCGTCACGACGACGAAGGGCTCCTTCGCGCGGGTGGACGAGTCGCTCGAGAAGATGGGGTGGAGCCCCGCGCGGGTGAACGCCCCCGACGCCTGGTATTCCGAGCCCCGCTTCCTCGACGCCCACGCCGCGCGGATCGAGGCGGCGGCGGCCCTCCTCCCCGATCCCGATCCCGGCGCCACCGTCCTTCTCTACTCGGCGCACTCGCTCCCCGTCTCGACGATCGAGAAGCGGAAGGACCCCTACCCGAAGCAGATCGAGGCGACGTGCGCGCTGATCGACGAGCGCCTCGGCCGGCGCTTCCGCTCGCGCCTCGGGTATCAGTCGAAGCTCGGCCCGATCGCCTGGCTGGGCCCCTCGACGAACCAGATCCTCGCCGACCTCGCCCGCGAAGGGGCGAAGCAGGTTCTCGTCTGCCCCGTCGCGTTCGTCTCCGACCACGTCGAGACGCTCTACGAGATCCGGATGCTCTTCGCCGACGAGGCCCGGGCCCTCGGCATCCCGACCTACGCCGCCGTGGACGGGCTGAACGACCACCCCGCCTTCATCGGGGCGCTCGCCGACATCAGCCGGAAGGCCCTTCTCGGGCTGGGAGATCGTTGAGGAGGATCGTCATCCTGGGCGGCGGGACGAGCGGCCTCTCGCTCGCCTTCCTGAGGAACCAGAATCCGGCGCCCGGAGACGACATCCTCGTCCTCGAGGAAGGGCCGCAGCCCGGCGGGAGCCTCCGGACGCTGCGCGAGGAAGGGTTCGTCCTGGAGGCGGGTCCGCACACGCTCCGGACGACACCCGCCGCCGAACGCCTCGTCACCAGCCTCGACCTGGACGACGAGGTCCTCGTCGCCGACCCGCGGACCCCTCGCTGGATCGTGAGGGGCGGCAGGGCCCGGGCGGTCTCCCCCGGCCCCGCGGGACTCCTCTCGACGGCAATCCCGTTCGGAGCGAAGTTGCGCGCCCTGAAGGAGCCGTTCGTCGCCCCGCGTTCCGCCGAGCTCGACGACGAGTCGGTCCACGACTTCTTCTCCCGCCGGTTCGGTACCGGCTTTGCGCGTTTCGTCGGCGAGCCGGTCGCATCCGGAGTCTGGGCCGACGACCCGAAGACCCTCTCGGCGAGGAGCGCCTTCCCGCGTCTGTGGGAGGCGGAGTCGCGGTCGGGAAGCGTCGTGCGCGACTTCCTGAAGGGACCGGGGTCGCCCCGCCCGAGGTCGACCTCGAGGACCATCAATTTCCGTTCCGGCCTCGCGACTCTTGCCGAGCGGCTGGCTGCGAGGAGCCAGCGCGCCGGGGTGAGGGTCGAGCTGAACGCCGAGATCCTCGGGATCGAGGGGCCATGCGACGGCGAGGACGGTGGCGGCGTCTGGAGGGTCCAGATCGCCGACGGTACGGTCTATCCAGCCGACACGCTCGTCTCGACGCTCGACGCCAGGAGCTTCGCGTCGCTCCTCGAGACGCGCCTGCCACGGTCGGCGTCCCGCCTCTCGTCCGTGACCTACTCGCGCCTCGCCGTCGTCCTCCAGGCTTTCCGCCCCGAGCTCGCGAAGGCGGCCCCGCGCGGGTTCGGCGTCCTGGTCCCGCGCGGAGAGGGGTTCAGGTCGCTCGGGGTCCTCTACCTTTCCTCGCTTTTCCCGCAGCGCGTGCCGGAGGGCTTCGCGCTGACGACCTCGTTCTTCGGGGGCGCGCTCGACCCCTCCGCTCCCGACCTGACGGAAGGCGACCTCCTGAAGGTGGCCGAGGCCGAGGTGCGCATGCTCCACCCCGCGATCGGTCCGCGCGTCCACGAGCGCGTCCTGAAGTGGCCCGCCGCCCTTCCGCGCCTCCCCGTCGGCCACCACGCGACCCTCGACCTCCTCGCACAGGACCTCGCCGCGATCAACGCCGGGAGCGAACGCCCGCGCCTCGTCGTCACGGGCTCCTGGCGTGACGGGGTCGGGCTCGGCGAGCGGATCACCCGCGCCGAGGAGCTCGCTCCCACGCTCTGACCCCGGAGGCCCCATGCGCCACCTCCCCGTAGCCAAGACGCTCCTTCTCGCGGCCCTTCTCGGCGCGGCCGGTTTCGTCGCCCGCGCCCTGCCGGAGCGCGAGGTCCGCCTCCTGCCGGCGCGTGCGGAGCACGAGGAGGGCCGCTTCAAGCGGGCGCGGGGGCTCGGGTCTGTCCTCGCTCGCGCCTCCACCGGCCGCGAGCCGCTCGCCCCGGAGGGTGCCGGGCGGGGCTACGACGTCCTCACGTACGATCTCGCGCTCGACCTGGACCCGTCCGTCGTCGCCGTCGAGGGGCGGGTCACCGTCCGGCTCTCCTCGCTCCGGAGCGGCCTTTCCGAGGTCCGGCTGGACCTCGACGACGCGATGACGGTGCGGTCCGTCGAACGCGACGGCCGGCCGCTCGGCTCCTACTCCGCGTCCGCCGACGTCCTCCGGATCCCGCTCGACCCGCCGCTCGGCTCCGAGGAGCGGACGACGCTCGTGGTCCGCTGGGGCGGTACGCCGCTCGCGGGCGGGGCGCTCTCCTTCTGGACGGCTCCTTCGAGCGGTCCATCCGTCTCCTCCCTCGCCGAGCCTTTCGACGCCCGGACGTTCTGGCCGTGTGTCGACGACCCGGCCGACAAGGCCGTGACGACGGTCGCCGTGACCGTCCCCGAGGGCTACGTCGCCGCCTCGGCAGGCCTCGGCGCCTCCGCGCCGGCGGCCGAGCCCGGGAAGGTGACGTGGACGTGGAGGCTCCTCCAGCCGATCCCGACCTACCTCGTCTCCGTCGCCGTCGCGCGCTTCGAGACGATCGTGGCCGAGTACCGATCCCTCGACGGCACGCGGACGATGCCCGTCGTCGGCTACGTCGTCCCCGAACACGCCGCCATCAACCGGGGCCGGGTACTCTCCATGGTCGGGCACCTCGAGGTCCTTTCCTCCCTCTTCGGCGAGTATCCGTACCTCGACACGAAGTACGGGATCGCCGAAGGGAGCTTCTCGGGAGGAATGGAGCACCCGACGATCACCCTCATCGGCGCCTCGCTCCTCGGAAATCCCTCGCGCGACCTGACGAGTCTCCTCGTCCACGAGGCGGCCCACCAGTGGTGGGGCGACGAGGTGACGATGCGGACGTGGGACGACATCTGGCTCAACGAGGGGTTCGCCACCTACTCCGAAGTCCTCTATTACGAGCGCACGTCGTCCCTCGCCCCCGGGCGCCTCCTGACGACGCGCTACGACGACGGCCTCTACGCCGGCCAGCTCGGGCCCAGGGTGGTCGCTCCCGCCGACGACCCGTTCCGATTCACGGGCGCCATCTACGAGAAGGGCGCCTGGGTCCTCCACATGCTCCGCCGCGTCGTCGGCGAGGAGACGTTCTTCACCGCCGTACGCGAGTACCGGAGGCGCCACGAGCGGGGCAACGCGACGCGCGACGACCTCCGCGCCGTCTTCGAGGAGCTCTCGGGCCGGGACCTGAAGCAGTTCTTCGATCAGTGGGTCGAGACGCCGTACCGGCCCGTCCTTCGCGCCTCCTGGCGCAACGTCGCCGGCGGAAAGGTGGAGGTGACGGTCCGGCAGACCCAGGGGCACACCGTCGTCCACCCGGCGACGGAGGCAGGAGACGCGCCCCACTACCGTTTTCCGCTCGTCCTCCGCGTCTTCTCCGCCACCTCGGCCGCGACGACGGCCGTCGTCGACGTGACGAGTGCGCTGCAGACGTTCACCCTCGCTGCGCCCGGCGGAGCACCGGCCGTTTCGCTGGTGCTCGACCCCGAGGGGGATCTCCTGAAAATCGTGGAGGCCATCGGCCCGGCCTCCTGAGGGAGCACTCCTACCGGCTGCTCTTTCCCGGAGCCGTCGCGGCGGAGGATTTCCGGCCGGGGACCAGCGCGTCCAGGATGTCCCTGGCCGCAGCGGCGGCATTCGTCGGGAGCCCCTCGCCGGAACCGGGCCACTCGCCCCACTTCAGCTTGACGCCCAGCTTCTCCATGTTCTCCCGGCCGCGCTGCATCGCCTTGTAGAGCTCGGGAGGAGCCCCCGACGCGACTCCGAGAAAAACTGGAACACCCCTGAGCCCCGTGACGGACGCTGCGCCTCCCGGGCCCGGGTCGAAGATCCCGCCGATCGAACCGACCGCCGAGAAAAGGCCTGGAGTCCTCGCCGCGACCTCGAGGCCCAGCTTGCCCCCCCGGCCCGCGCCGACGACGATGACCGGAATCGGAACGTTCCCCGCCCGGCGACGCGATTCGCCCACCGCGCGCTTCAGGGCGTCGAGGGCGCGGTCGGGGGAGCCCCAGCCGAAACGCTTCATTCCCGAACGGGTCGGTCCGCGCGGAGCGGCCACCAGGAGACCCCGGGCCTTCGCCTCGCCCATGAACGGGCCGGCGACGGACATCGGATCGGAGTTGACCTCGTGGAGGAGGATCAGGATCGCCTTCGGCGCCCCCCCGGGGGAGACGAAGAGCCCCTCCGAGACGACCGCGGCGTCTCCCGCGGCCCGGTTCTTCCTCGCTCCTGCGACGATCCGGGCGAACTCCGGCCTGTTCCTCAGCGAAGCGAGATCGGAGTCCTTCGCGAGAGTCGCCTCCTCGTCGAATCCGGCCGCGATGGCGCGGTCGAGCTGACGGAACGCCGCGTCGGCCTTCCCCTCGCGCGCGTCGAGGCAGGCGAGGTTGTAGGGCGCCGTCGGGAGCTCTCCCAGCTTCCACGACTCCTCGAAGAACTCCCGGGCCTTGCCGAGCTCCTTCTTCTCGACGGCGGCGACGCCGAGCCGCTCCATCTGCCACGGGTCCTTCGAAACTCCGTCGAGGTCCCGCGCATTCTGGATCTGCGCCTTGACCGCGCCCGGTGGCGCCTGCGGGCTCGTGCCGACGACGGCGCCGCCGGAACCGGAGCGGGCGGTGGGGGCGGGCCGGGCCGACTGGGCCGCCGCGGGGAGGGTGAACGTCGCGAGAAGCAGCGCCAGGGGGGCGCGAAGAGACGCCTTCATGGCGGCGGATTGTAGTCGCGCCTCTCCCGGACACCCCGGAGGGCCGCGGAAAGGCACCTTTCATGGGGCGGCGGGAGGGCACGGGCTACAATCCCTCCGGATGTCCTCTTCTCCGCCGGGCACCGGCGACTACCTCAGCGACGTCTTCTTCTCCGACCTGCCCCTCCCGCATGCCGTCCGGGCAGGCATTGCCGCCTGCGGATTCGTCCGTGCGACGCCCGTCCAGGCCGCGACCCTCCCCC
The Holophagales bacterium genome window above contains:
- the hemN gene encoding oxygen-independent coproporphyrinogen III oxidase codes for the protein MPMTTELLEKYNVQGPRYTSYPTAPEWTDAIGPADFEAACERANAANRPISLYVHLPFCDEQCWFCGCFMKVVPKPERQGEERGEVEGYLADLHREIDLLAARVDRSRPVVQLHWGGGTPTYLTPKQADALAAHLVDAFRPAPGAEISVEVDPRVTTAEHLAVLRRHGWNRVSMGVQDFDPEVQELVNRVQPFEMTKALVDAARGLGYESLNLDLIYGLPGQTLEGFAKSVDQVLTLRPDRLAVYSYAHVPWLKKPQRVLAAHLPEGTEKFAIFVSGIERFSAAGYVYIGMDHFALPHDEIARAQDDRTLWRNFQGYTTHAGVDLYALGVSAIAQIDDVYVQNTKDYAAYHAACVEGRPSTIKGWRLTEEDHLRRTVITNLLCHCVIKKREVEELFGLASFDETFAREVAALPSFVEDGLVEPRTDEIRVTALGRIFIRNVAMLFDPYLLKRPADQPKIFSRTL
- the hemH gene encoding ferrochelatase, with the protein product MSAGKTGILLVQLGGPTKREELKGFLYRLFADPEVLGIPFAPLRKAIAWTIATTRAPESAKTYEKIGWSPIRCWTEKSAMLLEAELGPTWPGEPPIVRSAMTCSDPLVEDVLPQLRAAGVTRLFVLPLYPQYSVTTTKGSFARVDESLEKMGWSPARVNAPDAWYSEPRFLDAHAARIEAAAALLPDPDPGATVLLYSAHSLPVSTIEKRKDPYPKQIEATCALIDERLGRRFRSRLGYQSKLGPIAWLGPSTNQILADLAREGAKQVLVCPVAFVSDHVETLYEIRMLFADEARALGIPTYAAVDGLNDHPAFIGALADISRKALLGLGDR
- the hemG gene encoding protoporphyrinogen oxidase, coding for MRRIVILGGGTSGLSLAFLRNQNPAPGDDILVLEEGPQPGGSLRTLREEGFVLEAGPHTLRTTPAAERLVTSLDLDDEVLVADPRTPRWIVRGGRARAVSPGPAGLLSTAIPFGAKLRALKEPFVAPRSAELDDESVHDFFSRRFGTGFARFVGEPVASGVWADDPKTLSARSAFPRLWEAESRSGSVVRDFLKGPGSPRPRSTSRTINFRSGLATLAERLAARSQRAGVRVELNAEILGIEGPCDGEDGGGVWRVQIADGTVYPADTLVSTLDARSFASLLETRLPRSASRLSSVTYSRLAVVLQAFRPELAKAAPRGFGVLVPRGEGFRSLGVLYLSSLFPQRVPEGFALTTSFFGGALDPSAPDLTEGDLLKVAEAEVRMLHPAIGPRVHERVLKWPAALPRLPVGHHATLDLLAQDLAAINAGSERPRLVVTGSWRDGVGLGERITRAEELAPTL